A genomic stretch from Triplophysa dalaica isolate WHDGS20190420 chromosome 4, ASM1584641v1, whole genome shotgun sequence includes:
- the LOC130418902 gene encoding tubulin beta-4B chain isoform X2, which yields MREIVHLQAGQCGNQIGAKFWEVISDEHGIDPTGTYHGDSDLQLERINVYYNEATGGKYVPRAVLVDLEPGTMDSVRSGPFGQIFRPDNFVFGQSGAGNNWAKGHYTEGAELVDSVLDVVRKEAESCDCLQGFQLTHSLGGGTGSGMGTLLISKIREEYPDRIMNTFSVVPSPKVSDTVVEPYNATLSVHQLVENTDETYCIDNEALYDICFRTLKLTTPTYGDLNHLVSATMSGVTTCLRFPGQLNADLRKLAVNMVPFPRLHFFMPGFAPLTSRGSQQYRALTVPELTQQMFDAKNMMAACDPRHGRYLTVAAVFRGRMSMKEVDEQMLNVQNKNSSYFVEWIPNNVKTAVCDIPPRGLKMAATFIGNSTAIQELFKRISEQFTAMFRRKAFLHWYTGEGMDEMEFTEAESNMNDLVSEYQQYQDATAEEEGEFEEEGEEELA from the exons ATGAGGGAAATTGTTCACCTGCAGGCTGGTCAGTGTGGAAACCAAATCGGTGCCAAG TTTTGGGAGGTGATTAGTGATGAGCACGGAATTGATCCTACGGGAACTTATCACGGTGACAGTGATCTGCAGTTGGAGCGGATTAATGTTTATTACAATGAGGCAACTG GAGGAAAGTATGTTCCTCGTGCCGTTCTTGTCGACCTGGAGCCTGGAACCATGGATTCGGTGAGATCGGGACCATTTGGACAAATCTTCAGGCCTGACAACTTTGTCTTTG GTCAGAGTGGTGCTGGAAATAACTGGGCTAAGGGTCATTACACGGAAGGAGCTGAGCTTGTGGACTCAGTTCTGGATGTGGTCCGCAAAGAGGCAGAAAGCTGTGACTGCCTGCAAGGTTTCCAGCTCACACACTCCCTTGGCGGAGGCACTGGGTCAGGCATGGGCACCCTCCTCATAAGCAAAATCCGTGAGGAGTACCCTGACCGCATCATGAACACCTTTAGTGTGGTGCCCTCACCCAAAGTCTCAGACACTGTTGTGGAGCCTTACAATGCCACACTGTCTGTCCACCAGCTTGTGGAGAACACAGATGAAACGTACTGCATCGACAACGAGGCCCTGTATGACATTTGCTTCCGTACCCTGAAACTCACTACACCCACCTATGGTGATCTTAACCACCTTGTGTCTGCCACAATGAGTGGGGTCACCACCTGTTTGCGCTTCCCTGGTCAGCTCAACGCCGATCTGCGTAAACTGGCCGTCAACATGGTGCCGTTCCCTCGTCTGCATTTCTTCATGCCAGGCTTTGCCCCACTCACCAGCAGAGGGAGTCAGCAATACCGGGCCCTTACAGTGCCTGAGCTCACCCAGCAGATGTTTGATGCCAAGAACATGATGGCTGCTTGTGACCCCCGCCACGGCCGCTACCTCACTGTTGCTGCTGTCTTCCGAGGCCGCATGTCCATGAAAGAAGTGGATGAGCAGATGCTGAATGTCCAGAACAAGAACAGCAGCTACTTCGTGGAGTGGATCCCTAATAACGTCAAGACCGCCGTTTGCGACATTCCGCCTCGTGGCCTTAAAATGGCTGCTACTTTTATCGGCAACAGCACCGCAATCCAGGAGCTGTTCAAGCGCATCTCTGAGCAGTTTACGGCTATGTTCAGGCGAAAGGCGTTTTTGCATTGGTACACTGGAGAGGGAATGGATGAGATGGAGTTCACAGAGGCAGAAAGCAACATGAATGATTTGGTGTCTGAGTACCAACAGTATCAAGATGCCACTGCAGAAGAGGAGGGAGAGTTtgaggaagagggagaggaGGAGCTTGCATAA
- the LOC130418902 gene encoding tubulin beta chain isoform X1, giving the protein MREIVHLQAGQCGNQIGAKFWEVISDEHGIDPTGTYHGDSDLQLERINVYYNEATGKLNIVYTLIIQQKSNKSGGKNVFCADIGGKYVPRAVLVDLEPGTMDSVRSGPFGQIFRPDNFVFGQSGAGNNWAKGHYTEGAELVDSVLDVVRKEAESCDCLQGFQLTHSLGGGTGSGMGTLLISKIREEYPDRIMNTFSVVPSPKVSDTVVEPYNATLSVHQLVENTDETYCIDNEALYDICFRTLKLTTPTYGDLNHLVSATMSGVTTCLRFPGQLNADLRKLAVNMVPFPRLHFFMPGFAPLTSRGSQQYRALTVPELTQQMFDAKNMMAACDPRHGRYLTVAAVFRGRMSMKEVDEQMLNVQNKNSSYFVEWIPNNVKTAVCDIPPRGLKMAATFIGNSTAIQELFKRISEQFTAMFRRKAFLHWYTGEGMDEMEFTEAESNMNDLVSEYQQYQDATAEEEGEFEEEGEEELA; this is encoded by the exons ATGAGGGAAATTGTTCACCTGCAGGCTGGTCAGTGTGGAAACCAAATCGGTGCCAAG TTTTGGGAGGTGATTAGTGATGAGCACGGAATTGATCCTACGGGAACTTATCACGGTGACAGTGATCTGCAGTTGGAGCGGATTAATGTTTATTACAATGAGGCAACTGGTAAGTTGAATATAGTTTATACTCTTATAATACAACAAAAGAGTAATAAAAGTGGGGGAAAAAACGTGTTCTGTGCTGACATAGGAGGAAAGTATGTTCCTCGTGCCGTTCTTGTCGACCTGGAGCCTGGAACCATGGATTCGGTGAGATCGGGACCATTTGGACAAATCTTCAGGCCTGACAACTTTGTCTTTG GTCAGAGTGGTGCTGGAAATAACTGGGCTAAGGGTCATTACACGGAAGGAGCTGAGCTTGTGGACTCAGTTCTGGATGTGGTCCGCAAAGAGGCAGAAAGCTGTGACTGCCTGCAAGGTTTCCAGCTCACACACTCCCTTGGCGGAGGCACTGGGTCAGGCATGGGCACCCTCCTCATAAGCAAAATCCGTGAGGAGTACCCTGACCGCATCATGAACACCTTTAGTGTGGTGCCCTCACCCAAAGTCTCAGACACTGTTGTGGAGCCTTACAATGCCACACTGTCTGTCCACCAGCTTGTGGAGAACACAGATGAAACGTACTGCATCGACAACGAGGCCCTGTATGACATTTGCTTCCGTACCCTGAAACTCACTACACCCACCTATGGTGATCTTAACCACCTTGTGTCTGCCACAATGAGTGGGGTCACCACCTGTTTGCGCTTCCCTGGTCAGCTCAACGCCGATCTGCGTAAACTGGCCGTCAACATGGTGCCGTTCCCTCGTCTGCATTTCTTCATGCCAGGCTTTGCCCCACTCACCAGCAGAGGGAGTCAGCAATACCGGGCCCTTACAGTGCCTGAGCTCACCCAGCAGATGTTTGATGCCAAGAACATGATGGCTGCTTGTGACCCCCGCCACGGCCGCTACCTCACTGTTGCTGCTGTCTTCCGAGGCCGCATGTCCATGAAAGAAGTGGATGAGCAGATGCTGAATGTCCAGAACAAGAACAGCAGCTACTTCGTGGAGTGGATCCCTAATAACGTCAAGACCGCCGTTTGCGACATTCCGCCTCGTGGCCTTAAAATGGCTGCTACTTTTATCGGCAACAGCACCGCAATCCAGGAGCTGTTCAAGCGCATCTCTGAGCAGTTTACGGCTATGTTCAGGCGAAAGGCGTTTTTGCATTGGTACACTGGAGAGGGAATGGATGAGATGGAGTTCACAGAGGCAGAAAGCAACATGAATGATTTGGTGTCTGAGTACCAACAGTATCAAGATGCCACTGCAGAAGAGGAGGGAGAGTTtgaggaagagggagaggaGGAGCTTGCATAA
- the glipr2 gene encoding uncharacterized protein glipr2, with protein sequence MADSSFETEFLHTHNSYRKQHGAPPLTINRNLCRSAQAWAQHLLSIRTLKHSKEEYGENLYYAWSSANTKLTGPEAVESWYKEIKDYNFSRPGFSSQTGHFTQVVWKDTKELGIGLATDGNTTFVVGQYLPAGNISNAGYFQKNVLPAGSPLDSKSTSTGNKVGQTHGASNMHSDRTPVHPRSTATSPPGGKAVPRVGSGCPDRSFEIEFLQTHNSYRKIHGAPPLTINRNLCGSSQKWAEHLLSIRTLMHSNGDHGENVYYAWSSATKKLTGREAVESWYSEIKDYNFSRPGFSSKTGHFTQVVWKDTKELGVGLATDGNTTFVVGQYLPAGNISNAGYFEKNVLPGGSPVDVKSSSPADRVGQALSALSIRSNQLPSAHPTSKSPEHKGLPPPQSNGKKGQDLSQFRQSLLDAQNYYRQQHGSHPLSLCPVLSKEAQDWAAHLVSINTLKNSGKGHGEALSYKWTSSMVPPTGNETAESWYKEKAKYNFANPGFQSGAGNFTQMIWRSTEKVGVGLASDGKGMFITVAFYKPPGNIANPGYFQDNVKPAGK encoded by the exons ATGGCGG ATAGCAGCTTTGAGACTGAATTCCTGCATACGCATAATTCGTACCGCAAGCAGCATGGCGCCCCACCCCTAACCATAAACAGAAACCTGTGTCGTTCCGCCCAGGCATGGGCGCAGCACCTGCTGTCAATAAGGACTCTCAAGCATAGCAAAGAGGAATATGGGGAAAATCTGTATTATGCTTGGAGTTCAGCGAACACAAAGCTCACAG GACCTGAAGCAGTGGAAAGCTGGtataaagaaattaaagactACAATTTTAGCAGGCCGGGGTTCAGCTCGCAAACAG GTCACTTTACCCAGGTAGTGTGGAAGGACACAAAGGAGCTGGGGATTGGCCTGGCCACTGATGGAAACACAACTTTTGTAGTGGGTCAGTACCTTCCTGCAGGAAATATCAGCAATGCTGGATATTTTCAGAAGAATGTTTTACCAGCCGGCTCTCCTCTGGATTCTAAGTCCACTAGTACTG GCAACAAAGTGGGACAAACACATGGTGCATCGAACATGCATTCGGACAGAACACCAGTGCATCCTCGCAGTACTGCAACATCACCACCAGGGGGCAAAGCAGTGCCTCGTGTTGGTAGCGGTTGTCCAG ACAGAAGCTTTGAAATTGAGTTCCTACAGACCCACAACTCATACCGCAAAATACACGGAGCACCACCCCTCACCATAAACAGAAACCTGTGTGGCTCTTCGCAGAAATGGGCGGAGCATCTGCTGTCAATCAGGACTCTCATGCACAGCAATGGGGACCATGGAGAAAATGTGTACTATGCATGGAGCTCAGCTACCAAAAAACTTACAG GACGTGAGGCAGTGGAAAGCTGGTACAGTGAAATTAAAGACTACAACTTCAGTAGGCCTGGATTCAGTTCCAAAACTG GTCACTTCACACAGGTGGTGTGGAAGGATACGAAGGAGTTGGGAGTTGGATTGGCCACTGATGGCAACACTACATTTGTAGTGGGTCAGTACCTCCCAGCAGGAAACATCAGCAATGCtggttattttgaaaaaaacgtCCTACCAGGAGGCTCCCCAGTAGACGTCAAATCCAGCTCACCTG ctGACAGAGTTGGACAAGCACTTTCTGCTCTCAGCATCAGATCAAATCAGTTACCTTCAGCACATCCTACTTCTAAATCACCAGAACATAAGGGCCTGCCACCTCCACAGAGCAATGGGAAAAAAG GTCAGGACTTGTCACAGTTTCGTCAGTCCCTCCTCGACGCTCAAAACTATTACAGACAGCAACACGGGTCACACCCTCTCTCACTGTGCCCGGTCCTCTCGAAAGAGGCTCAGGACTGGGCAGCACATCTAGTTAGCATAAACACCCTGAAAAACAGTGGCAAAGGCCACGGAGAAGCTTTGTCATACAAATGGACCTCCAGCATGGTGCCACCAACAG GAAATGAGACTGCCGAATCATGGTACAAAGAAAAggcaaaatacaattttgcaAACCCTGGCTTTCAGAGTGGAGCAG gTAACTTCACCCAAATGATATGGAGGTCTACAGAGAAAGTTGGGGTTGGTCTGGCATCAGATGGAAAGGGTATGTTCATCACTGTGGCCTTTTACAAACCTCCAGGCAACATCGCCAACCCCGGCTACTTCCAGGACAATGTCAAACCTGCTGGAAAGTAA
- the zgc:55461 gene encoding beta-tubulin family protein, whose protein sequence is MDSVRSGPFGQIFRSDNFFFGQSGAGNNWAKGHYTEGAELVDSVLDVVRKEAESCDCLQGFQLTHSLGGGTGSGMGTLLISKIREEYPDRIMNTFSVVPSPKVSDTVVEPYNATLSIHHLVENTDETYCIDNEALYDICFRTLKLTTPTYGDLNHLVSATMSGVTTCLRFPGQLNADLCKLAVNMVPFPRLHFFMPGFAPLTSRGSQQYRALTVPELTQQMFDAKNMMAACDPRHGRYLTVAAVFRGRMSMKEVDEQKLNVQNKNSSYFVEWIPNNVKTAVCDIPPRGLKMAATFIGNSTAIQELFKRISEQFTAMFRCKAFLHWYTGEGMDEMEFTEAESNMNDLVSEYQQYQDATAEEEGEFEEEGEEELA, encoded by the exons ATGGATTCGGTGAGATCGGGACCATTTGGACAGATCTTCAGGTCTGACAACTTTTTCTTTG GTCAGAGTGGTGCTGGAAATAACTGGGCTAAGGGTCATTACACGGAAGGAGCTGAGCTTGTGGACTCAGTTCTGGATGTGGTCCGCAAAGAGGCAGAAAGCTGTGACTGCCTGCAAGGTTTCCAGCTCACACACTCCCTTGGCGGAGGCACTGGGTCAGGCATGGGCACCCTCCTCATAAGCAAAATCCGTGAGGAGTACCCTGACCGGATCATGAACACCTTTAGTGTGGTGCCCTCACCCAAAGTCTCAGACACTGTTGTGGAGCCTTACAATGCCACACTGTCTATCCACCACCTTGTGGAGAACACAGATGAAACGTACTGCATCGACAACGAGGCCCTTTATGACATTTGCTTCCGTACCCTGAAACTCACTACACCCACCTATGGTGATCTTAACCACCTTGTGTCTGCCACAATGAGTGGGGTCACCACCTGTTTGCGCTTCCCTGGTCAGCTCAACGCCGATCTGTGTAAACTGGCCGTCAACATGGTGCCGTTCCCTCGTCTGCATTTCTTCATGCCAGGCTTTGCCCCACTCACCAGCAGAGGGAGTCAGCAATACCGGGCCCTTACAGTGCCTGAGCTCACCCAGCAGATGTTTGATGCCAAGAACATGATGGCTGCTTGTGACCCCCGCCACGGCCGCTACCTCACTGTTGCTGCTGTCTTCCGAGGCCGCATGTCCATGAAAGAAGTGGATGAGCAGAAGCTGAATGTCCAGAACAAGAACAGCAGCTACTTCGTGGAGTGGATCCCTAATAACGTCAAGACCGCAGTTTGCGACATTCCGCCTCGTGGCCTTAAAATGGCTGCTACTTTTATCGGCAACAGCACCGCCATCCAGGAGCTGTTCAAGCGCATCTCTGAGCAGTTTACGGCTATGTTCAGGTGCAAGGCGTTTTTGCATTGGTACACTGGAGAGGGAATGGATGAGATGGAGTTCACAGAGGCAGAAAGCAACATGAATGATTTGGTGTCTGAGTACCAACAATATCAAGATGCCACTGCAGAAGAGGAGGGAGAGTTtgaggaagagggagaggaGGAGCTTGCATAA